In the Deltaproteobacteria bacterium genome, GTGCAGGCGCTGCAAGCGGCTCATACTCATAGCCTACCCCGCCGCATGGTCCGAGGGCTTCGACGCAAGCGCGGCGGCCGCGCCGGGGCGCAAGGCGCCTTGAGAAAGGGGATGTTTCGGTTTTTCGGGCGAGGCCAGAGACCCTCCGAGTCCAGAGCCGGATCTTCAAAACGTGACAGGGAGGAGCGGATGAAAGTGATGGGAAACGTGAAGGCTGCGGCTGCGGCGCTCTCCGTGTGGATCGCCGCGACCTGTGTTCCGGCTGCGCAGGCCTCGGACCGGGAAAGGATAAACGAGCTCGAAAGGCAGGTGGGCATACTGGCCGAGGAGATCGAGAACCTCAAGCTCGGCGGCGTGGCCGGCGACACCTACGAGTCCTTCAGCGGGCTGGGTCCAGCGGCCTCCAAGGTCTACGGCGTGGATTCGGGCCTGTCGGTGGGCGGCTACGGCGAGATAGTCTACTCCGACTACCGGCACGGATCGCAGAAGGACATGGTGGACGTGACCAGGCTCATCCTCTACACGGGCTACAAGTTCAGCGACTCCATAGTGATGAACACGGAGTTCGAGTACGAGCACGCCGGCGTGGGCAACGTGGACGACAAGGAGCCCGAGGTCTACGTCGAGTTCTCGTACCTCGACTTTCTCCTGAGCGACGCCTTCAACGTGAGGGCAGGACTCATACTCGTGCCCGTGGGCATCATAAACGAGTACCACGAGCCCACGGTCTACAACGGCTCGATCCGCCCGGACCTCGAATCGCTCGTCATCCCGTCGACGTGGCGCGAGTTCGGCGTCATGGCCCACGGCGCCGTCGGCCGCCTCTCCTACAAGGCGGCCGTGCTGAACGGGCTGCGAAGCGATCTCTTCAAGACGTCGAGCTGGATCAAGAAGGGCCGCCAGAAGGGCGCCAAGGCCAACGCCGAGCCGGCGGCCGGCCTGGTGAGGCTCGACTACGAGGTGGGCGGCGGGCTCATCGTGGGCGGCTCCTACTACTACAGCCGCGCCGAGGCGGGGGCCGGGGGATCGAGCGACCTGGCGGCCTCCCAGGCGGAGGGAACGGTGAAGCTCTGGGAGGCCCACGGCGAGTTCAGGAAGGGCGCTCTCATGCTCAGGGCCATCTACGTGGACGGCAGGACCGGGGGCAACAGCGCTTTCGAGGCCACGGGCGTGGGAAAGAGCGCCGGCGGATGGTACGCCGAGGCGGCCTACGACGCGGCGCCGGTCCTCGGACTCGGCGCCGATGTGTCGGTCACTCCCTTCGTGCGCTACGAGAGCTACGACACCAACAGGGAGGTCTTCTCCGGTGTCTCGCGCAACCCGGCCTACGACCGGGAGGTACTGACCGTGGGCGTCGGCTACAAGC is a window encoding:
- a CDS encoding porin, which produces MKVMGNVKAAAAALSVWIAATCVPAAQASDRERINELERQVGILAEEIENLKLGGVAGDTYESFSGLGPAASKVYGVDSGLSVGGYGEIVYSDYRHGSQKDMVDVTRLILYTGYKFSDSIVMNTEFEYEHAGVGNVDDKEPEVYVEFSYLDFLLSDAFNVRAGLILVPVGIINEYHEPTVYNGSIRPDLESLVIPSTWREFGVMAHGAVGRLSYKAAVLNGLRSDLFKTSSWIKKGRQKGAKANAEPAAGLVRLDYEVGGGLIVGGSYYYSRAEAGAGGSSDLAASQAEGTVKLWEAHGEFRKGALMLRAIYVDGRTGGNSAFEATGVGKSAGGWYAEAAYDAAPVLGLGADVSVTPFVRYESYDTNREVFSGVSRNPAYDREVLTVGVGYKPHPNVVVKADYQARDTASALPEGKGPGLDSGKVDRFNLAVGFIF